The Vibrio sp. 10N DNA window TAACGATGTCCATGCCTTCAACAACTTCAGCAAATACACAGTAACCCCAACCGTCTAGGCTCTCAGAGCGGAAATCTAGGAACGTGTTGTCGTTTACGTTGATGAAGAACTGAGAGCTCGCAGAATGCGGTTCCATAGTACGTGCCATAGCCAAAGTACCTACTTTGTTGCTTAGGCCGTTGTTTGCTTCGTTTTTGATTGGTGCACGAGTCGCCTTCTCTTTAAGGCCAGATGTCATGCCACCACCTTGGATCATGAAACCGTCGATAACACGGTGGAATAGCGTGTTGTCGTAGAAACCATCGCGGCAGTATTGTAGGAAGTTTGCACTTGTTTCTGGTGCTTTTTCTTCATTCAATTGGATTTTGATGTCGCCGAAATTAGTGTGAAGGGTGATCATGATGAATACCTATTCCATTTTTCTATTTTGAAGCCATGATTCTAGCCTAACTCCCTGTACAAGCAATAGCAGAAAGCGGGATATCTGCAATAAAAGGAACGCTTTTTGTACAACGGATGCCGTTAGCTGCAAAAACTGCCGCAAAAAGCCGAGATTTCTTCGCTTATTGGCTCCATTCTGTGAAGCTTTATGGTTATAATCGCCGATACATTTCAAACGTAATAGTTCAGATAGAGATCATGTTAAAAATATACAACACACTGACACGACAAAAAGAGGAATTCAAACCTATCCATGCAGGCAAAGTCGGCATGTATGTCTGTGGGGTCACTATTTACGATCTCTGTCACATTGGTCACGGTCGTACTTTTGTTTCATTCGATGTGGTATCTCGTTACCTTCGTTACGTCGGCTATGACCTAACATTTGTACGTAACATCACCGATATCGATGACAAAATCATCAAGCGCGCGAACGAAAATGGCGAGTCTTGTGAGTCGTTAACCGAGCGCCTAATTGGTGAAATGCACGCAGACTTCGACGCACTAAACATGAAGCGTCCTGACATTGAACCGCGTGCGACAGAATTTATCGCAGAGATCATTGCTTTGGTTGAGAAGCTAATCGAGCGTGGCTTTGCTTATGTGGCCGATAACGGCGACGTGATGTTCGAAGTGGGTAAATTTGACGAATACGGCAAGCTATCTAAGCAAGATCTTGACCAGCTACAAGCGGGTGCTCGCGTTGACGTAGAAAGCGCGAAACGTAGCCCACTTGATTTCGTACTTTGGAAAATGTCTAAGCCGGGTGAACCTACATGGGAATCGCCATGGGGCGCAGGTCGTCCAGGTTGGCACATTGAGTGTTCTGCAATGAACTCATCGATCCTTGGCGACCATTTTGATATTCATGGCGGCGGTTCGGATCTTCAGTTCCCACACCACGAGAATGAGATTGCTCAGTCTTGCTGCGCACACGACACTCAGTATGTAAACACGTGGATGCACAGTGGCATGGTGATGGTAGACAAAGAAAAAATGTCTAAGTCACTAGGTAACTTCTTTACTATCCGAGACGTTCTTGGTCATTACGATGCAGAAACGGTTCGTTACTTCCTAATGTCGGGCCACTACCGTAGCCAGCTTAACTACAGTGAAGACAACCTAAACCAAGCACGTTCAGCTCTTGAGCGTCTATACACGTCACTACGTGGTTTGGATGTCAACGCTGAGCCTACGGGCGGTGAAGACTATGTGACTCGCTTTACGACAGCGATGAATGATGACTTCAATACCCCAGAAGCGTACTCAGTGCTGTTTGACATGGCGCGTGAAATTAACCGTCTGAAGACTGTTGATATGGCAGAAGCGAGCCAGCTTGGTGCGCTAATGCGTGAATTGGCCGATATCATTGGTATTTTGCATCAAGATCCAGAAGCGTTCCTCAAAGGTGACGCGGGTGATGATGACGAAGTGGCGGAAATCGAAGCGCTGATCAAGCTTCGTAACGACTCTCGTGCATCGAAAGATTGGGCGAATGCTGATTTGGCACGCGATAAGCTGAACGAGCTGGGCATCATCTTAGAAGATGGTCCAGAAGGCACGACGTGGCGTCGTAAATAACCGTTTTGATAGCCCTAGCTTGCTAGGGCTTCTTTTTAGTTTCTAATTTGGTGATACGTTTTGGCTCAGATGTACTTCTATTACTCAGCAATGAATGCGGGTAAATCGACGACTCTTCTTCAATCTTCTTTTAACTATCAAGAACGTGGTATGACGCCACTCATCTATACCGCGGCATTGGATGACCGTTATGGTGTCGGTAAAGTGAGTTCGCGCATTGGTTTACAGTCAGAAGCCCAGTTGTTTCGTCCGGACACTAACTTGTTCGATGAGATTGCTGCGATTAATGCCGAAACACCAAGGCACTGTATCCTTATCGACGAATGCCAGTTCTTATCCAAGCAGCAGGTGTACCAGTTAACCGAAGTTGTCGACAAGTTGAATATCCCTGTGCTGTGTTATGGCTTGCGTACCGACTTCTTGGGCGAACTTTTTGAAGGCAGTAAGCACCTTTTAGCCTGGGCTGACAAACTGGTCGAACTCAAGACTATCTGCCACTGTGGCCGAAAAGCCAATATGGTTATCCGTACCGATGAACACGGCAATGCGATTGCTGAGGGTGACCAAGTGTCTATTGGTGGCAATGACAAATATGTGTCTGTTTGTCGCCAGCACTATAAAGAGGCACTTGGTAAGTAACCCAAGTCACTCAATAGATAGGAAAGGGAGCCACATAGTCTATGTGGCTCCCTTTTTTCATGGAAGACTTATAGTGCGTCGAGCGTAGATTGATATTTAAAGTGATAGCCAAGACTTTGCAGCTTATCACTGGAGATGGTTTTATCTGGCGTAGAGTTGACTAGATTCAATGACGTATCAAGGCCAGCCGCACGCAGCGCAGCGCGATAAAACGTCACCTTGTCGCAGGATGTAGGAGTGGTCGCGTTGACGACACTCGCGCTGATGTTCTCAAGCGCAAACAGCACGGAACCAATAGCATCGTCGAGGTGGAGCATGTTGGCAGTGGCTTGGTCGCTGACACTTTTTAGCTTCGAAGCAAAACGTGATGGGTGACGATTGGGGCCAAATAAGCCGCTACAGCGCACGATGACGTAGTCTAGCGTGGAGTTTCGGACATATTCTTCCGCTGTTAACATGATAATGGCCTTCGCACTAAAATCGTCGCGTCCTTTGGCAATGGGCAGGCGAGCCATGTCTTCGGTCATCAGTTCAGCTCTGTCTGGATACACTGAGGTGGAACTGACCATAATGATTTTGCTGACATCCGCTGCCTTGGCGAGCTGGCAAAGCGTATCCCATTGAGAAGCGTAGAGTGCACCGCCACCGGTGCGAAAACCGGGCGGGAAGCAGCCAATCAGCGTATTGGCATTCAACCCTCTTAGGTGGTCTAGGGTAGCGAGCTTTTTATCGTCATTGGTAAGCTCGGCCAAATCGAGCACAAAGCCGTCGATACCATGATGAGCGAGCTCGCTGACTCCTTGCTCCGTAGTACGAGTAGCGGTGACACGGTAGTCTTTGTTGTTGAGCGCTTTTGCTAGGGGTAAACCAAGCCAACCAGCGCCAACGATGACGACATTATTTTGGTTCATGTTAACCTTCCTTGAAATTCTGTTTTAGTAATTCCCTTAAACGGCGATGGCCGAGATCATTACTTTTACTAGAATGCTGAATAATACTGACGTTAATCATGGCAGAGATCTTCTCAAACTCTACCGGAACAGGGACGATGATTCCTTGCTCAAGCGCCGACTTTGCAAGGTAAGTGGGTATGTATGTCCAGCCAAACCCAGCAATACACCACTCGAGTAGCATTTGGTAGCTGTCCGAATACCAAATGTCTGGACTTAACGCATGATGTAAGCTGCTGGTTTTGTTGTTGCGAGAACTAATCGACAACTGACGATGTAAGCTCAAAATCTCAAGATGAGGGGCGACGGTTTTCGCTAGCGGATGAGACGCTGAGACATACACATCAAACTGAAGTGACCCGATGCTCTCGAAATCGAGCGAAAAAGGCACGGAAAGATCTTCATGAATGATGGCGGAAGTGGCTCTTCCGGTTTGTACCATTTCGACCGCATCACAGCTGGAAGCAAACAACAGCTCTAACTCGAGTCTTGGAAACTCATCTGATAGCGCTCGAATGATAGGCGTAACCCACCCAAAAGGAATGCCCTCGTCAATGGTCAGGACGATAGGTTGGATCTCTTTTTGCGTCAAACTATCGACGCGTTCGGCAAGCCGACTGTGTTGAACCATGGCGGCTCTAGCGTAGGGTAGTAGCTTTTCTCCCTCTTCGGTAAGAACTGGGTAACGACCTCTTCTATCAAACAGTTCAACCCCGCAGTCAATTTCTAGGTTCATAATATTTTGACTCACGGCAGATTGTACCTTGCCTAATTTTCGCGCTGCGCTCGAGAACGACCCAGTTTCCACAGTGGTGATGAAGGCTTCTATTTGTTCCACACTCAACATATCAGTTATCCTGATGTTATCTAACTGTCTAGGACGTTAAGCATAATTGATAATACGCCTATTGCTAGTCCTTATGGCAAGGTTAGGGTGTAATTATATGAATGTGAAAGAAAGAGTTTTCCACGCCGTGTTGTTTGAAGTGACGGCTTTAACCATCATTTTTTCTGCTGCATTGATGCTAGCAGGTGTTAAGTCAACGTCGATGATTGCCGTGGGTATTGGTATGAGCGTGTTCACCGTTATTTGGAATTATTTCTATAACGTACTTTTCGACAAGCTAGTTCCAGGGTGTCGAACGCAAAGAACGTTTGCAGTAAGAGTCGGGCATGCACTGGGCTTTGAAGGTGGGCTGATTTTCTTTACGATTCCTGCTATTGCATGGGCATTGGGTGTGACGCTTTGGACAGCACTTATGATTGAAGCTGGTTTTTTAGTGTTCTTTTTCTTCTTTACCGCTGCATTTAATTGGGCGTATGACAAGTGGGCGCCTTATCAGCGCTTCACCGCTTGGTGGAATGCGCTTGTAAAAAATCCAGCACATTAGTGTGCTGGATATCGGGCAAACTAGTGAGCGTGGCGGATGGCATTGTCGATGATGTTTGCGGCATCTTGAGTGTTAATAACGTTATCGACGCCATCAATACGCACAATGAAACCTTGATCATTAATGAGTGAGGGTGCGAATGTCGCAGGGATCAGGCAACGAACCAGTCTTGTTAATCCACGAGTGCATTGGTAGTCGATGTATTCTGACAGAGTAACAGTCTCGCCATCATTGAGTATCAGTTCTATCTTGTTTGCGTCTACAGTTTGCTCGGCAACCAAGTCGAGTGAAATGTTGATCTTTTCCGCACTCGGCGCTTTGTGAATAGAAACGCTCTTTACTAGCTTAAGGTTACAACGCGCTTCCGCTACGTGCCCATAATGAAAGTTGTGTAAGACCCAATAGCCTGCGGTCAGTGTTTCACGGTTATACTGATTGTTATCCATTTATCTTCCTCCAACGTTTTATCTGCTCTTATCATAACCTAGTACGTAAGAGTAGAAAGTAACAAACTAGAAGATACTCAATATAAACATGGTGTTACGTTGTAAATCCACTCTGCATGGTTTGGAAGGGAGCCTCGTAGGCAGTCAACGGCTTTTGTTCTTACTGTTACTTATAATAAGTAGCGGAAATATGGCGGCAGCTCGTCGCCGCCGCAACCTATTTATTGACTAAGAGCTTAGTACTCGCAAGATTCTGTCCGCATGCTCAGCGGTTTCAATCCCTTCATCCGTCAGGTATCCACCATCCGGTAGAGTACAAAGTCCTTTGTCATAAAGTCTTTGGACTGCTTTTTGCATATCTTCACTAGCATCATTGTGCACTTTTATACCGGTTGCCGCACTGCTGATATCAAATTGCAGTAGTAGGTTCATCTCTGCGAGATGCTCAGGCGTGAATTTCATAGATTTGCCTCTTGGTTGAGTTTCTTCAATCAACATAGTGTGGAAACCGCAGATTGACAATCGCTGAGTGAGCAAAGTGTTAGCTTGCGCTGCCTTCTGGTAAGAAATGGTAAAAATTCGCTACTAAGTGAATGAATTATAACCGATTAGAAGCCGCTGAGATGTATTTAGTGATGAATTTGAATATAGTGAGTTGTTTTCGCTTGTTACCAGCGCTGAGCTGGTTTGAGGGGACGTGGTGTCCCAAATTAGGAGAGTAGATGTCTACGCGCAAATTAATTGTGGTACTGCTGTGTGTTTTGGGCGTGGCCTCTTGTGCGAGTACCCCACCGGTCAATGATGCTCGGGCGAATTTAAGCCCTGAAGAGCTGGAGTTGACGCGTAATAAGGAATTTGAACAGTTAACGGCGACCTATGCTCATTGGTCAAAGGCTTTAGAAGGAGCGGAGTCGTTACGTATTTATGCGCCAGAGAATTACCGAGAAATGATGTCTTCTTGGAAAAGCGCACATGATCTGTTTATTGAGATCCGCAAAGATCCCAATCAAATTGACAAGAAGCATTCGGTATTTTCTAGCGAAACCTATGCGGTAGGATTTCGTGACCGAATCAACACCGTGGAGTACAACTACCGCGCTATACAAGGCTTGAAAAAACAAGCCGATGAGCTGTTGGCTCCTGCGATGGTAGAAATGGCCTACTTAAACAGTATAGAAGCTGGTCGCTACTTTAAGCATGCTATGAATACCTTAAACCGTGACTATCGACGTTTATTCGAGCACTTGGTCGTGTCCGAAGTCGACTTGGCGACCAGTTATCAGGAGCGCTTTCTAGATCATGCAAAGGCGTTAGAAGTACGTGTTATCGATGCTAAATATGTTAAGCCATTAGAGCAGAGACTCGCGACCCTTGCGACCGCACGTTATAACGTGTTGGCACCAGTTAGCTTTGGTTATGTGGAGCAGGGTATTCACGAGTTGTCTGAATTTGTTGTACAGTCTCCGCGTGCGTTTACTGACATCGATGAGCAGGTTGAGCGAATTGATTTTCAGTTTCGTCGTTTAGAGTCGGTAGTACAAGAAGTGACTAAGCTGATCAATGTTGAGAAGTCTCAATTTGAACCCTTCGTACTTGAGGCGGAATCAAGAATGTATCGCATCTCTTCAGCTGCAAAAGGGAACGACTATCGAGACCAGTCTTTATCAGCACAATCGAATCGTATTGCTCACGATGTAGAGCGTTTAAAAGCGGCAGACAATACCCAAGCGCTTAAAAAGGAAAACGCACTGTTAAAACAGCAAATTGTGCTGCTTAAGCAACAGCGTGAAGACAGCGTCGTGCCTCTAGAAGACGCTCAGGTTGCGCAGGATGTTGCCGAGCGGAACAGAGCTGAAATTGAGACGCTGAAAAAGTTGGTCTCCGCCCTTCAAGAGCAAGCTGAATAATTCTCAAAAACGTCGCTAAATGCGGCGTTTTTTGTATCTGAGATCCAGTTTTCCATTTCGTTAATCACGCCATTACCACAAAGATGGGGTGGCGCTTTTCCTATTCTTCCCATTGTGCATACCACCATATTTGGTAAATAACATTTTACTGGCAAATAAGTCTTGATTTATTGATGGATTGGAGTGATTATCCGCGCCCGTTTTAATTGTCACAAAATATGTAAGAGAAAAATGGAAATCAATCAATTTGACGCGTTACTGCCTCCACAGATGGCAGAGCGTGCGGCAGAAGCTGGCGTAGGCAAAGCAACAAAAGATCCAATGAAGTCTTTCCTGTTGGCCATCACGGCGGGTCTGCACATTGGTATTGCGTTTATTTTTTACACCACCATTACGACTGGGGCTGGTGATTTACCTTGGGGGTTAACACGATTCCTCGGTGGCCTTGCGTTTAGTTTGGGCTTGGTTCTGGTTATTATTACCGGCGGTGAACTGTTCACCAGCTCTGTTCTCACCCTTGTGGCAAGAGCGAGTGGCAAAATTACCTGGCGCGCCTTGTTCAAAAACTGGTTCGTGGTTTACCTTGGCAACATGCTAGGAGCTCTGTTCTTAGTTGGCATCATGCTGACGGCGAAGCAATACATGTTTGACGGTGGTCAGGTTGGCCTGAATACCATGCAAATCGCTCAACACAAACTGCATCATGACTTTTGGCAGGCGGTGGCGCTCGGCATTATGTGTAATGTACTGGTATGCGTGGCGGTTTGGATGACCTTCAGTGGTCGCACGTTGACCGACAAAATCATTGTGATGGTGCTGCCGGTAGCCATGTTCGTCTCGGCAGGTTTTGAACACTGCATTGCGAACATGTTCCAAGTACCTATGGCGATTGGGATTAAAAACCTAGCGTCACCGGAATTTTGGCAGGCCATTGGTTCAACCCCAACTGATTTTGCTGACTTAAACCTCATGACATTTATTGTCAACAACCTGATCCCAGTGACGTTAGGTAACATCATTGGTGGCGGCGTGTTTGTTGGTATGTTGTACTGGCTTATCTATCTGCGTGACTAATTCAGCTCGCGCGTCTAGATAGCAAACAAAAAGGGCGGTGGCGCCCTTTTTTAGTCTCTATACACTGCTACTGTCTCACCTCTAGGGTTGCAGCCTTGTGCGTGCATGTAGGGTGGACAGAACTCACCTTGCTCGTTGCTATCATTCAATGCTTCAGGGGTGTCAATGAGCCAGTTACGAGCGACATCTTCTTGCGCGGGCACAACGTACAATCCATCCATCATATTCATCATCCTTGCTGTTTCACCAACATAGTTAATTCGAGCAAATCTCCGGCCTCTCGGCTCTGCTGATAAATTATCCGTTATTAATGACAATAGGATGACGTTTAGCGTCAAGTGGTCGTTTACAGGCTTGTGTATTGATAAATTACGTAACTTCAGTGACTTGGTTATCCACATATCTTGTGGATAACCTGGTTCAAACCTAGTGAGTAACCAAGAAAACAGTGAAATTATGAGGTGCTTTTTGGGCGAATTGTTGGCTTGCCGCTCGCGTCAAAACCTCGATAGACCACTAGGTTCAAACAGACGACGATAGAGATACTCATCATGACCCAAATAGCCATCATAATCACTAACTGATATTTGACGGCAACCACGGGACTCGCGCCGCCTAAAATTTGACCAGTCATCATTCCCGGCAGGGAAACGAGCCCTGTCGTGGCCATGGTTGCCAGAATAGGCGCGAGGGATTTTTGTAAAGATAGGCGGACGAAAGGCAGTGTGGCCATTGATATTGGCGCGCCAAGTGCAATGGAGGCCTGGTATTCACTCCACCGGTCTTCAAGGGCGCTGTAGAAGTTTTGCAGAGCGACGATGTTGCCGCCCAAACTATTACCCAACAGCATACCTGACAATGGAATGGCATACTGCGCACTGTAAAAGGGATCGGGTTGAACGGTCACGAGGCAAAGTAGCGCGAGGACTGGAAACAGTCCAATAAATAACGCCACCATTAAAAATCCCACGATAGGCTTTTTGGGGAGCTTTGCCTTAGAAGCAATGGCATTAGCTCCCACGACAATCATCACCAATAGCCAAACGAGATTGACGGCTAAACTGTCTAAATAAAACAAGTATTCTAGGTAAAGCCCGACTAAGACAAGCTGGACCGCCATTCGGATCAGGCCAATGGTCGCATCTCTACCTATGTCGAGTTTGTAGTAGTAGTTGATGGCGTAGGGGATGAGCAAGGTGGTAGCAAACAGCATGATATGCCACCAGCTGATATCGATAACCTGCTGCATGTCGTGCTCTATTTTTGTGAAAGCCAGACTGAAAGTGTACTCAAATTAACGTTATCAATCACGCGCTTTAAGTGCATGTTGATTAACAAAAAAATTACATCATTGTTTCTTAATAAGGGAAAAATACATCAAACTTATCCTTTGCTTGATCATTCCCCACGTGTAAATGTTGTGGATATGTAGCTATATTTACAGGTGGATAACAGTATTAATTTGTCATATCTGTTCATAACTTTACACATCAATTTTTAATTAAATACAACTCTGGATGAACTCAAAAAACTGTTGATTAACAAGGGGTGGAGGTGCGGAATTGATTGAACCCTACTCATAGTATGGTTTAGCATTTTCCCATAGATGTTTTAAATAATTGAGTGTCCGTCAAGGACTACTCGCGGTCTGGACAACATACAAAATAGGCAAATGTATGAGTGATGTTAACAAAGTAGAAAGTGCGGAAAAGCACGGGATGGAGTGGAAGTCGTTTTTCTTCATCTGTGCCGTATTCTTCCCTCTGTTGAGTGTGGCTATCGTTGGTGGTTACGGATTTATCGTTTGGATGCTCCAAATGTTCGTTTTTGGCCCTCCAGGCGTGCATGGTTAAGTCGTAGCCAATACCCAATCAACAAGTTTCAAGAGAGTTAGTCATGAAATCCTTTTTTATTAAACTTTGGCGCACCATCAGCCGCCCTGCCGTACACATCAGCCTTGGTGTGCTGACTGCGGGTGGTTTCGTTGCTGGTGTGGTTTTCTGGGGTGGTTTTAACACCGCGCTTGAAGCAACTAACACAGAAGAGTTCTGTATCAGCTGTCACACCATGCGTGACAACGTATACGTAGAACTTCAAGAAACCGTTCACTGGAAAAACCACTCAGGTGTTCGCGCAACTTGTCCAGATTGCCACGTTCCACATAACTGGACAGATAAGATTGCACGTAAAATGCAGGCTTCAAAAGAAGTATTCGCACAGGTTTTTGGCGATTTAGATACCCCAGAAAAATTCGAAGCGCGTCGTCTAGAGCTAGCACGCCATGAATGGGACCGTTTCTCTGCCAACAAATCTCTAGAGTGTAAAAACTGTCACAACTACGAGTCTATGGACTTCGAGCAAATGTCACCAACAGCGCGCATTCAAATGAAGTCTGCGGCAGAGCGTGATCAAAGCTGTGTAGACTGCCACAAAGGTATCGCACATAACCTGCCTAAAGATATGGCAGCGGCAAGCGGTATTGTTGGTGACCTAGAGCAAGTAGCAAGCAGCACATCTTACTCGAAAGGTCAGAGCGTAGTCTCTATTCGTCACCTACCACTTTACACCGACGAAACAGGTTCAACGGAAGCGGGTCTACTTAGCCCTGCAAGTAAAGTTGAAATCTTGGATGTTAAAGGTGACATGATCAAAGTTGAAATCGATGGCTGGCGTAAAGCGAAAGGCTTTGGTCGCGTGATTCAAGAAGACTTTGGTAAGAACATCTCAACAGCTATTCTTTCTCGTGAAGTATCACAAGGCGCTGATGTGCATGTGGGCGAGAAGAAAGAAGACGAGCTAACGGGTCTTCCTTGGGAAGAAGTTGCCGTTGACCTATGGATGAAACAAGAGTCTATGGTGACCGACTTCACTCCAATTTGGAACGCAGCTGGTGAAGCGTATCAAACCAACTGTTCTACGTGTCATACACAACCTGACGTTGCGCACTTCAGTGCAAACGGCTGGGTAGGCATGCTAGACGGTATGATCGCGTTTGTGAACTTCGATACAGATACAGAAGCACTGGTTCTGAAGTATCTACAGAAGCACTCTTCAGATTACTCTGAAGGCCACCACTAATAAACGTCAATTGGAGTTAAAAAATGGCAATTACAAGAAGAAGCTTCCTTAAAGGCGTGGCGGGCTCGAGTGCAGCAACACTGATTGGTCCGAGCCTACTGGCATCAGCGACGGCAAGTGCAGCAGAAACAGACGGCACTTGGAAAGTATCTGGTTCACACTGGGGTGCGTTTCGCGCCCGAGTGTGGGGCGGCAAAGTTCAAGAGATCAAACCGCTAGAAGTGGACAAATACCCAACAGACATGTTGAACGGTATTAAAGGCATTATCTACAGCCCATCTCGTGTTCGTTACCCAATGGTTCGCCTTGATTGGCTGAAGAAGCACAAGTACGCAGCTGAAACGCGTGGTAACAATCGTTTCGTGCGTGTGACGTGGGACGAAGCCTTAGATCTTTTCTACCGTGAGCTTGAGCGCGTGCAAAAAGACTACGGTCCGTCTGCGCTGCACACCGGTCAAACGGGTTGGCGTCAAACCGGTCAAATGCACAGCTGTACTAACCACATGATGCGTGCAATGGGACTGCACGGTTACTCAGTTAAGAAAGTGGGTGACTACTCAACAGGTGCGGGTCAAACCATCCTGCCATACGTGTTGGGCTCGACAGAAGTTTACGCTCAAGGTACCTCTTGGGAGCTTATCCTAGAGAACAGTGACAACATCATTCTTTGGGCAAACGACCCAGTGAAAAACCTTCAAGTTGGTTGGACATGTGAAACGCATGAGTCGTTTGCATACCTAGAGCAGCTTAAAGAAAAAGTCGCTAAAAAAGAGATCAACGTAATCTCGGTTGACCCTGTTAAAAACAAAACGCAGCGTTACCTAGAAAACGACCACATGTATGTGAACCCACAAACTGACGTAGCCTTTATGCTAGGTCTGGCTCATGTGTTGTACAACGAAGATCTTTACGATAAGAAATTTATCGAGACGTATTGCCTAGGTTTCGAAGATTTCATTAAGTATGTTCAAGGTGAAACCAAAGACCGCGTCGAGAAAACGCCGGAATGGGCTGCTGAGATTTGTGGCGTACCAGCGGATAAGATCCGCGAGTTTGCTCGTATGCTGGTTAACGGTCGTACGCAAATCCTGTTCGGCTGGTGTGTTCAGCGTCAAGAACACGGTGAGCAACCATACTGGATGGGCGCAGTACTGGCTTCAATGATTGGTCAGATCGGTCTACCAGGTGGTGGTGTGTCTTATGGTCACCACTACTCAGGTATCGGTGTTCCTTCAACAGGTTTTGCCGCTCCTGGTTCATTCCCGTTGAACATCGACCAAGGCCAAACGCCTAAGTACACCAACCAAGACTTTAAAGGCTACAGCCGTGTAATCCCAGTTGCTCGTTGGG harbors:
- the torA gene encoding trimethylamine-N-oxide reductase TorA; translated protein: MAITRRSFLKGVAGSSAATLIGPSLLASATASAAETDGTWKVSGSHWGAFRARVWGGKVQEIKPLEVDKYPTDMLNGIKGIIYSPSRVRYPMVRLDWLKKHKYAAETRGNNRFVRVTWDEALDLFYRELERVQKDYGPSALHTGQTGWRQTGQMHSCTNHMMRAMGLHGYSVKKVGDYSTGAGQTILPYVLGSTEVYAQGTSWELILENSDNIILWANDPVKNLQVGWTCETHESFAYLEQLKEKVAKKEINVISVDPVKNKTQRYLENDHMYVNPQTDVAFMLGLAHVLYNEDLYDKKFIETYCLGFEDFIKYVQGETKDRVEKTPEWAAEICGVPADKIREFARMLVNGRTQILFGWCVQRQEHGEQPYWMGAVLASMIGQIGLPGGGVSYGHHYSGIGVPSTGFAAPGSFPLNIDQGQTPKYTNQDFKGYSRVIPVARWVDSLLEPGKKINSNGSVVTLPDIKMMVFSGNNPWHHHQDRNRMKKAFRNLHTVVAIDFAWTATCRHSDIVLPACTQWERNDIDGYGAYSGRGLIAMHKLVDPLFQSKTDFQIMTELTRRWGRSEDYTRGMTEMEWVKSLYDNCKEANKGKFELPEFAEFWEKGFLDFGTGKPWVRHADFREDPEINALGTPSGFIEITSRTIGNMNYEHCQEHPMWFEKSERSHGGPGSDKHPYWLQSCHPDKRLHSQMCESEEFRATYAVQGREPIYINPKDAKAKGIKDGDVVRVYNDRGQLLAGAVVTDSFAPGVVRIEEGAWYGPLNEKIGALDTYGDPNTLTQDIPSSELAQATSANTCLVDFEKFVGKLPPVTSFGGPIEVV